The Mycolicibacterium doricum genome includes a region encoding these proteins:
- a CDS encoding TetR/AcrR family transcriptional regulator has translation MTQQTPPLAVKTDGRKRRWHQHKVERRNELVDGTLEAIRRRGSNVSMDEIAAEIGVSKTVLYRYFVDKNDLTTAVMMRFAQTTLIPNMAAALMSNLDGYDLTREIIKVYVETVANEPEPYRFVMVNNSASKSKAVADSERIIARMLAVMLRRRMAGAGMDTGGVEPWAYHIVGGVQLATHSWMSHPRMSADELIDYLTMLSWSALCGIVEVGGSLEKFRSEPHPSPILPRRSMEQ, from the coding sequence GTGACACAACAGACCCCGCCTTTGGCGGTCAAGACCGATGGTCGGAAGCGGCGCTGGCACCAGCACAAGGTCGAGCGTCGCAATGAATTGGTCGACGGCACCCTCGAAGCGATCCGCCGCCGGGGCAGCAACGTCAGCATGGACGAGATCGCCGCGGAGATTGGTGTTTCCAAGACCGTCCTGTACCGCTACTTCGTCGACAAGAACGACCTCACCACCGCGGTGATGATGCGGTTCGCCCAGACGACGCTGATCCCCAACATGGCCGCCGCGCTGATGTCGAACCTGGACGGCTACGACCTGACCCGCGAGATCATCAAGGTCTACGTCGAGACCGTGGCCAACGAGCCCGAGCCGTACCGCTTCGTGATGGTGAACAACTCGGCGAGCAAAAGCAAGGCCGTCGCCGACTCCGAGCGGATCATCGCCCGCATGCTCGCGGTGATGCTGCGCCGCCGGATGGCCGGGGCCGGGATGGACACCGGTGGCGTCGAGCCGTGGGCCTACCACATCGTCGGCGGCGTGCAGCTGGCCACGCACTCGTGGATGTCGCATCCACGGATGAGCGCCGACGAGCTCATCGACTACCTGACGATGCTGTCGTGGAGTGCGTTGTGCGGCATCGTCGAAGTGGGCGGGTCGCTCGAGAAGTTCCGTTCCGAACCGCACCCGTCCCCGATCCTGCCTCGCCGATCGATGGAGCAATGA